Proteins from a single region of Phycisphaeraceae bacterium D3-23:
- a CDS encoding SRPBCC family protein has translation MPTIQLDTDIAAPIERVFDLARSIDAHIDSTASTGEKAVAGKTSGLIELGEQVTWEARHFGVRQRLTVKVTRLDRPYVFEDVMLRGAFKSMRHTHEFTAHAGGTRMTDTFEFAAPLGPLGWLTERLFLTRYMRGFLFERSRVLKETAESERWKRYLVAGPEQQSP, from the coding sequence ATGCCCACGATCCAACTCGACACTGATATCGCCGCACCCATCGAGCGCGTCTTCGACCTCGCACGCAGCATCGATGCGCACATCGACAGCACCGCATCCACCGGCGAAAAAGCCGTCGCGGGCAAAACCTCCGGCCTGATCGAACTCGGCGAACAGGTGACGTGGGAAGCCCGACACTTCGGCGTCCGTCAACGCCTGACCGTCAAGGTCACACGGCTTGATCGGCCGTATGTGTTTGAAGATGTCATGCTCCGTGGCGCATTCAAATCCATGCGACACACGCACGAGTTCACCGCGCATGCGGGCGGCACGCGCATGACCGATACGTTCGAGTTCGCCGCACCGCTGGGCCCATTGGGGTGGCTGACGGAACGGCTTTTCCTCACGCGGTACATGCGTGGATTCCTGTTTGAGCGCAGCCGTGTCCTCAAAGAAACCGCGGAGTCGGAGCGGTGGAAACGCTATCTCGTTGCCGGGCCGGAGCAGCAATCGCCCTGA
- a CDS encoding HDIG domain-containing protein, producing MANGKSSTARRREVRRNLHKPTAAWRDLLSRREVAWAALFAVGFATIAALIAFPILDRQRPLEAGQLAVKPIVSRVGFEIIDEDATELDRRQRAGAVLPQFECNEPLKREVESTMSLLPAIVRDAQTYADLDEQTRTELGLAQEAFDELLRNIDTASGQPTDYWRIATTESIRDLFDTAIITGDDLLAAKRLTGDPVRIAFTHPDPRDKNSANRIQQGRTILSAQDDAQVRAELTAILHRFRPPIRALLVDHLMSIIGPTYTYSEAETLAAQQQAADAVQPRRIELPAGRVLVATGDEITTEQLALVEAEHDAYLDTRTTGEAWFPRLGLFGLMLMIATGMWAYFFVYAPRIVANPMRGLAITGLMLLCLAASITTAALKPEFTVLAFTFPALFASVVLAIAYDQRFALAMGVILALLEGIMLKMPLSSTLVVLAGLGVAVMQLRDIRSRSKLVLVGIYAGLAMAGAATIVGFATRPVHLEGVPWLIFIDAGLAFFSGFLAGLLVQGILPLIERAFNVTTAMTLKELNDASHPLLKQLAQESPGTYQHSLRIADMAETAAESIGADGLLCRVGAMYHDVGKTIKPMYFIENQAGGPNKHNKLTPAMSLLIIVGHVKDGVAMAREFGLPPVIRHFIESHHGTTLVEYFFAEARKRTEAEDQPSPSEFEYRYPGPKPRTKEAAILMICDAVEGAARAMDDPNASRLETLVKTMANKRLMDGQFDDCDLTLQDLSRIEQAVTKSLCAMYHSRIKYPEDEKTQIIDMKAVHASRSSAG from the coding sequence ATGGCCAACGGCAAATCCTCTACCGCAAGACGACGCGAGGTCCGACGCAACCTCCACAAGCCGACCGCGGCCTGGCGCGACCTGCTGAGCCGGCGCGAGGTCGCCTGGGCCGCGCTGTTCGCGGTCGGCTTCGCGACGATCGCCGCGCTGATCGCCTTCCCGATCCTCGACCGCCAGCGCCCACTTGAGGCCGGCCAACTCGCGGTCAAGCCGATCGTCAGCCGGGTCGGCTTCGAGATCATTGACGAAGACGCGACCGAGCTTGACCGCCGACAACGCGCAGGGGCCGTACTCCCGCAGTTCGAATGTAACGAACCCCTCAAGCGCGAGGTCGAGTCGACGATGTCGCTGCTGCCCGCGATCGTGCGCGACGCGCAGACCTACGCCGACCTCGATGAGCAGACCCGCACCGAGCTGGGACTAGCCCAGGAGGCCTTCGACGAGCTGCTGCGCAATATCGACACGGCGAGCGGCCAGCCGACCGACTACTGGCGGATCGCCACGACCGAGTCGATCCGCGACCTGTTCGACACCGCGATCATCACCGGCGACGACCTGCTCGCCGCCAAACGCCTGACCGGTGACCCCGTACGGATCGCCTTCACCCACCCCGACCCGCGTGACAAGAATTCGGCCAACCGTATCCAGCAGGGGCGAACCATCCTCAGCGCGCAGGACGACGCCCAGGTCCGCGCCGAACTCACCGCGATCCTGCACCGCTTCCGCCCGCCGATCCGTGCGCTGTTGGTCGACCACCTCATGTCGATCATCGGGCCGACCTATACCTACAGCGAGGCCGAGACCCTCGCTGCGCAGCAGCAGGCCGCCGACGCCGTGCAGCCGCGTCGGATCGAGCTACCCGCCGGCCGGGTCCTGGTCGCGACAGGTGACGAGATCACCACCGAGCAGCTCGCGTTGGTGGAGGCCGAGCACGACGCATATCTCGACACCCGCACCACGGGCGAGGCGTGGTTCCCCCGGCTCGGCCTCTTCGGGCTCATGCTCATGATCGCTACAGGCATGTGGGCCTACTTCTTCGTCTACGCCCCGCGCATCGTCGCCAACCCGATGCGCGGGCTCGCCATCACCGGGCTGATGCTCCTCTGCCTGGCTGCGTCGATCACCACCGCCGCGCTCAAGCCCGAGTTCACGGTGCTCGCGTTCACCTTCCCCGCGCTCTTCGCCTCGGTCGTGCTCGCGATCGCCTACGACCAGCGGTTCGCGCTGGCGATGGGTGTCATCCTCGCGCTGCTCGAAGGCATCATGCTGAAGATGCCGCTCTCGTCGACGCTCGTCGTCCTCGCGGGGCTCGGCGTCGCGGTCATGCAGCTACGCGATATCCGCAGCCGATCCAAGCTCGTCCTTGTCGGCATCTACGCCGGGCTCGCCATGGCGGGTGCCGCGACGATCGTCGGCTTCGCGACCCGCCCGGTCCACCTCGAAGGCGTCCCCTGGCTGATCTTTATCGACGCCGGGCTCGCGTTCTTCTCCGGCTTCCTCGCCGGGCTCCTGGTGCAGGGCATCCTCCCGCTTATCGAGCGCGCCTTCAACGTCACTACCGCGATGACACTCAAGGAGCTCAACGACGCGAGCCACCCGCTGCTCAAACAGCTCGCGCAGGAATCGCCCGGCACCTACCAGCACTCGCTCCGCATCGCCGACATGGCCGAGACCGCCGCCGAGTCGATCGGCGCCGACGGGCTGCTCTGCCGCGTGGGCGCGATGTACCACGACGTTGGCAAGACGATCAAGCCGATGTACTTCATCGAGAACCAGGCCGGCGGCCCCAACAAGCACAACAAGCTCACCCCCGCGATGTCGCTGCTCATCATCGTCGGCCACGTCAAGGACGGCGTGGCGATGGCCCGCGAGTTCGGGCTGCCGCCCGTCATCCGCCACTTCATCGAGAGCCACCACGGCACGACGCTGGTCGAGTACTTCTTCGCCGAGGCCCGCAAACGCACCGAGGCCGAGGACCAGCCCAGCCCCAGCGAGTTCGAGTACCGCTACCCCGGCCCCAAGCCCAGGACCAAGGAGGCCGCGATCCTCATGATCTGTGACGCCGTCGAGGGTGCCGCCCGCGCGATGGACGACCCCAATGCCAGCCGGCTCGAGACCCTCGTCAAGACCATGGCCAACAAACGTCTCATGGACGGCCAGTTCGACGACTGCGACCTCACCCTGCAAGACCTCTCCCGCATCGAACAGGCCGTGACCAAGTCGCTCTGCGCGATGTACCACAGCCGGATCAAGTACCCCGAGGACGAGAAGACCCAGATCATCGACATGAAGGCCGTCCACGCGAGCCGCTCGTCGGCGGGGTAA
- a CDS encoding alpha-E domain-containing protein: MLSRVANSIYWMSRYIERAENVARFVDVVRHLVLDLPDEAGNQWESLVQAAGAEELFAQQYGEATMANVIRYLTFDRENPDSIASCLWAARENARSVREVISSEMWEQINRAYLMVKDAGAPARVEEDPAAFFSHFKKSCHLFLGITDTTMTHGEGWHFGRAGRLLERADMTSRMIDVKYYVLLPRLDYVGSPYDNLQWAALLKSISAFEMYRKRYQQIIPKNVAEFLILDSHFPRSMHYCVIKAEESIHAITGTPGGTYTNPVEQQIGRLRGEMDYAHIQDVLDMGLHEYIDTFQGRLNDLGQAVFETFFDVSVMPKLPA; this comes from the coding sequence ATGCTCAGCCGCGTCGCCAACTCGATCTATTGGATGAGCCGCTACATCGAGCGGGCGGAGAACGTCGCGCGGTTTGTGGATGTGGTGCGTCACCTCGTGCTGGATTTGCCGGACGAGGCGGGCAACCAGTGGGAGTCGCTGGTCCAGGCCGCGGGTGCCGAGGAGCTGTTCGCCCAGCAGTATGGCGAGGCGACAATGGCCAACGTCATCCGCTACCTCACTTTTGACCGCGAGAACCCGGACTCGATCGCCTCGTGCCTCTGGGCCGCGCGGGAGAACGCGCGTTCGGTCCGCGAGGTGATCTCCTCGGAGATGTGGGAGCAGATCAACCGGGCCTACCTGATGGTCAAGGACGCCGGCGCGCCCGCGCGGGTCGAGGAAGACCCGGCCGCGTTCTTCAGCCACTTCAAGAAGTCCTGCCACCTGTTCCTGGGCATCACGGACACGACGATGACCCACGGCGAGGGCTGGCACTTCGGCCGCGCGGGCCGGCTGCTCGAACGCGCCGACATGACCTCGCGGATGATCGACGTCAAGTACTACGTCCTCCTGCCCCGGCTTGACTATGTGGGCTCACCCTACGACAACCTGCAGTGGGCGGCGCTGCTCAAGTCGATCAGCGCGTTCGAGATGTACCGCAAACGCTACCAGCAGATCATCCCAAAGAACGTCGCCGAGTTTTTGATCCTCGACAGCCACTTCCCGCGCTCGATGCACTACTGCGTCATCAAGGCCGAGGAATCGATCCACGCGATCACCGGCACGCCGGGCGGGACCTACACCAACCCCGTCGAGCAGCAGATCGGCCGGCTCCGCGGCGAGATGGACTACGCGCATATCCAGGACGTGCTGGATATGGGGCTGCACGAATACATCGACACGTTCCAGGGCAGGCTCAACGACCTGGGACAGGCCGTCTTCGAGACGTTCTTCGATGTCAGCGTGATGCCGAAGCTGCCCGCCTGA
- a CDS encoding CpsD/CapB family tyrosine-protein kinase, with product MGYIFDAINKQNAGNTTSTPTSTLNDAAPGDGTLSDEPLLFPGGLDTSDEQGDAEPPPVLSFANDTLDTEPAPATAGIIVPMKGHPWWQFWRRDKAGKVDDRLVTKTSPASSMAEEYRSIRTSILARHQQERHIVHTITSATPQEGKTITCVNLGLAFAELRNRTTVILECDLRLPTFEKLLRLDHPAGLIPYLRGDCTLDEAICKVDQGGLHVITAGDRVSDEAVQLLSSPRMGRLIQALRAKFDHVIIDTPPVLELADAGILGARRATRCCWSRGCAARRAR from the coding sequence ATGGGCTACATCTTTGACGCGATCAACAAACAAAACGCCGGCAACACAACGTCCACGCCGACCTCAACCCTCAACGATGCGGCACCCGGCGACGGAACGCTAAGTGACGAGCCGCTCCTGTTCCCCGGTGGGCTAGACACTTCCGATGAGCAAGGCGACGCCGAGCCCCCGCCCGTCCTGAGCTTTGCCAACGACACGCTCGACACCGAGCCCGCCCCGGCGACCGCAGGCATTATCGTGCCGATGAAAGGCCATCCGTGGTGGCAGTTCTGGCGGCGCGACAAGGCCGGGAAGGTCGACGATCGTCTCGTGACCAAGACGAGCCCCGCTTCGTCAATGGCCGAGGAATACCGCTCGATCCGCACCTCGATCCTCGCGCGGCATCAGCAGGAACGCCACATCGTCCACACCATCACCAGCGCGACGCCACAGGAAGGCAAGACCATCACCTGCGTCAACCTCGGCCTCGCGTTCGCCGAACTGCGCAACCGCACGACCGTCATCCTCGAGTGCGACCTCCGGCTGCCGACGTTTGAGAAGCTGCTCCGGCTCGACCACCCGGCCGGACTGATCCCCTACTTGCGTGGCGATTGCACGCTGGACGAGGCGATCTGCAAGGTCGACCAGGGCGGGCTCCACGTCATCACCGCCGGCGACCGCGTCAGTGACGAGGCGGTGCAGCTCTTGTCGAGCCCACGCATGGGCCGGCTGATCCAGGCGCTGCGCGCGAAGTTTGACCACGTCATCATCGACACCCCGCCGGTCCTCGAACTGGCGGACGCCGGCATCCTCGGCGCGCGCAGAGCGACGAGGTGCTGCTGGTCGCGCGGATGCGCCGCACGCCGCGCCCGCTGA
- a CDS encoding circularly permuted type 2 ATP-grasp protein, which produces MNFRGYNTDGFYDELFDESGRPRTGAALLIQKIEKLPSGDLVRRQQAAEAAMMNLGITFAVYGDEQGSEKIIPFDIIPRIIEADDWRRIEQGLKQRITALNLFIGDIYGEQKILKDKAIPEDVIRSADSFRKQCVGLKPPKGLWCHITGTDLIRDRDGQIYVLEDNLRCPSGVSYVLENRQLLKRTFPKVFEKSRVRPVDDYANRLVRTLEHLAPDGVADPTTVVLTPGTFNSAYFEHSFLAQQMGVELVEGKDLVVSDGFVMMRTTRGLARVDVIYRRIDDDFIDPRAFREDSMLGVPGLMEVYRNGRVALANAPGAGVADDKVVYAFVPDMIKYYLGEDPILPNVPTYLCWRDEDRQHVLGNLETLVVKSANESGGYGMLIGPASTQQERDDFAEKIKAKPRNFVAQPVVSLSRSPVIVGDHFEGRHVDLRPYVLYGEDIHVMPGGLTRVALRKGSLVVNSSQGGGSKDTWVIDDAPETADVLVTQSQQQSE; this is translated from the coding sequence ATGAATTTTCGCGGCTACAACACCGACGGTTTTTACGACGAATTGTTTGATGAATCGGGCCGACCCCGCACCGGGGCGGCGCTGCTGATCCAGAAGATCGAGAAGCTGCCCTCGGGCGACCTGGTGCGGCGGCAGCAGGCGGCCGAGGCGGCGATGATGAACCTCGGTATCACCTTCGCCGTCTACGGCGACGAGCAGGGCTCCGAGAAAATCATCCCCTTCGACATCATCCCCCGCATCATCGAGGCCGACGACTGGCGACGCATCGAACAGGGGCTCAAGCAGCGCATCACCGCGCTCAACCTGTTCATCGGCGACATCTACGGCGAACAGAAAATCCTCAAGGACAAGGCCATCCCCGAGGACGTCATCCGCTCGGCCGACAGCTTCCGCAAGCAGTGCGTCGGGCTCAAGCCGCCCAAAGGCCTCTGGTGCCACATCACCGGCACCGACCTCATCCGCGACCGGGATGGGCAGATCTACGTCCTCGAAGACAACCTCCGCTGCCCGTCGGGCGTCAGCTACGTCCTCGAAAACCGCCAGCTGCTCAAGCGCACATTCCCCAAGGTCTTTGAGAAGTCCCGCGTTCGGCCCGTCGATGATTATGCCAACCGGCTGGTCAGGACACTCGAACACCTCGCGCCCGACGGCGTGGCAGACCCGACCACCGTCGTCCTCACGCCCGGCACGTTCAACTCGGCCTACTTCGAGCACTCGTTCCTGGCCCAGCAGATGGGCGTCGAGCTGGTCGAGGGCAAGGACCTGGTCGTGTCGGACGGGTTTGTCATGATGCGGACGACGCGCGGGCTCGCGCGGGTCGATGTCATCTACCGACGGATCGACGACGACTTCATCGACCCCCGTGCGTTCCGCGAAGACTCGATGCTCGGCGTGCCGGGGCTGATGGAGGTCTACCGCAACGGCCGGGTCGCGCTGGCCAACGCGCCGGGCGCGGGCGTCGCGGACGACAAGGTCGTCTACGCCTTCGTCCCCGACATGATCAAGTACTACTTGGGCGAGGACCCGATCCTGCCCAACGTGCCGACGTACCTCTGCTGGCGTGATGAAGATCGGCAGCACGTGCTTGGCAATCTTGAGACGCTTGTGGTCAAGTCCGCCAACGAGTCGGGGGGGTACGGTATGCTCATCGGCCCCGCGTCGACTCAGCAGGAGCGCGACGACTTCGCCGAGAAGATCAAGGCCAAGCCCCGCAACTTCGTCGCCCAGCCCGTCGTGTCGCTGTCGCGTTCGCCGGTGATTGTGGGCGACCATTTCGAGGGCCGCCATGTCGACCTGCGGCCGTATGTCCTGTACGGCGAAGACATCCACGTGATGCCCGGCGGGCTGACGCGTGTCGCGCTGCGCAAGGGCTCGCTCGTCGTCAATTCCTCGCAGGGTGGGGGCAGCAAGGACACCTGGGTGATCGATGATGCACCCGAGACGGCCGACGTCTTGGTGACCCAGTCCCAGCAGCAGTCGGAGTAA
- a CDS encoding PhoH family protein, translating to MELTIKIPDGPERVGVTGPGERHLKIIREAMGVAISARSDALRLSGKSDAVGRAAHVIDRLGEAARHDRPVSHEQLLELIAAASSNANHADRPAAQGDEPAGNGMPSQSLDVYLDGRRVKPITAGQRHYLSSIQHNDLTFCVGPAGTGKTYLAVAVAVSMLKRGDVRKLVLVRPAVEAGEKLGFLPGTMQEKVNPYLRPLLDALHDMMPFEQIERFMAVDLIEMVPLAFMRGRTLNDACIICDEAQNTTRSQMLMLLTRMGHGSKLIVTGDTSQIDLDDPRDSGLIDAVRRLRRVKGIAMCALDGADIVRHSLVQRVVEAYGEQDGRPQDPVVQQVMSDSFSTESTR from the coding sequence ATGGAACTCACAATCAAAATCCCCGACGGCCCCGAGCGGGTCGGCGTGACCGGGCCCGGCGAGCGCCACCTCAAGATCATCCGCGAGGCGATGGGGGTCGCGATCAGTGCGCGCAGCGATGCGCTGCGTTTGTCGGGCAAGTCCGACGCCGTCGGGCGGGCCGCGCATGTGATCGATCGGCTGGGCGAGGCCGCGCGTCACGACCGCCCCGTCTCGCATGAGCAACTCCTCGAGCTCATCGCCGCAGCGAGCAGCAACGCCAACCACGCCGACCGCCCCGCCGCGCAGGGCGACGAGCCGGCCGGCAACGGGATGCCCAGCCAGTCGCTCGACGTCTACCTCGACGGCCGGCGCGTCAAGCCGATCACCGCCGGACAGCGCCACTACCTCTCGAGCATCCAACACAACGACCTCACGTTCTGCGTCGGGCCTGCGGGCACGGGCAAGACCTACCTCGCCGTCGCGGTCGCCGTCTCCATGCTCAAGCGCGGGGATGTACGCAAGCTCGTCCTCGTCCGCCCCGCTGTCGAAGCCGGCGAGAAGCTCGGCTTCCTCCCGGGCACGATGCAGGAAAAGGTCAACCCGTACCTGCGCCCGCTGCTCGATGCGCTGCACGACATGATGCCCTTCGAGCAGATCGAGCGGTTCATGGCCGTCGACCTGATCGAGATGGTCCCGCTCGCGTTCATGCGTGGGCGGACGCTCAACGACGCGTGCATCATCTGCGACGAGGCGCAGAACACGACCCGCAGCCAGATGCTCATGCTGCTCACGCGGATGGGGCATGGCTCGAAACTGATCGTCACGGGCGACACCAGCCAGATCGACCTGGACGACCCGCGCGACTCGGGGCTGATCGACGCGGTCCGCCGGCTTCGCCGGGTCAAGGGCATCGCGATGTGCGCTCTGGACGGGGCCGACATCGTGCGTCACTCGCTGGTCCAGCGGGTCGTCGAGGCCTACGGCGAGCAGGACGGCCGACCGCAAGACCCTGTGGTGCAACAGGTTATGAGCGACTCATTTTCAACCGAATCCACACGTTAG